Proteins encoded by one window of bacterium:
- a CDS encoding RidA family protein yields the protein MSKQVIFTEKAPAAIGPYSQAIALGDWVFSSGQIPLHPETGEIVGETIEEQAHQVFKNLKAVLEQSGCTFDHIVKATVFITDMAEFPKLNGVYEEYLGQAKPARSTVAVKTLPKNVLVEIEAIAHKQA from the coding sequence ATGTCAAAACAAGTTATCTTCACAGAAAAAGCCCCAGCCGCCATTGGCCCGTACTCTCAAGCCATTGCTTTGGGGGATTGGGTGTTTAGCTCAGGACAAATCCCTCTTCATCCAGAAACCGGTGAAATCGTGGGTGAAACCATTGAAGAACAAGCGCATCAAGTGTTTAAGAACCTCAAAGCTGTGCTTGAACAATCTGGCTGCACGTTTGATCATATTGTTAAAGCCACTGTATTCATTACTGATATGGCTGAGTTTCCAAAACTCAATGGCGTTTATGAAGAGTACTTAGGCCAAGCCAAACCTGCCCGCTCTACAGTAGCGGTTAAAACCTTACCCAAAAATGTTTTGGTAGAAATTGAAGCCATTGCTCATAAGCAAGCTTAA
- the hpt gene encoding hypoxanthine phosphoribosyltransferase, with product MTSFFSKVEPYITQADIHDKVKDLGQKIAQDYAGQELLCVCILKGSILFFSDLIRAIDDDIRVDFMRISSYGNDLESSGVVQIIQDLSFDIRNKHVLIVEDIVDTGNTLSALLDALRLRNPASLKICSLLSKPSRRKKDVTIDYLGFTIDDHFVVGYGLDAAEQYRNLPFIGKLNT from the coding sequence ATGACATCATTTTTTTCCAAAGTAGAGCCCTACATCACCCAAGCAGATATTCATGACAAAGTTAAAGACTTGGGTCAGAAAATTGCCCAGGATTATGCTGGCCAGGAGTTACTCTGCGTCTGTATCTTAAAAGGTTCTATCTTATTTTTTTCAGATCTTATTCGTGCCATTGATGATGATATCCGGGTTGATTTTATGCGCATTTCTTCCTACGGCAATGATTTAGAGTCTTCCGGGGTGGTACAGATCATTCAAGACCTGTCTTTTGATATCAGAAACAAACATGTTTTGATTGTTGAGGATATTGTTGATACCGGCAATACCTTAAGCGCTTTATTGGATGCCCTGCGTTTAAGAAATCCCGCATCCCTAAAGATTTGCAGCCTATTATCTAAACCCAGCCGGAGAAAAAAAGACGTGACCATTGACTATCTAGGCTTTACCATTGATGACCATTTTGTTGTTGGTTATGGCCTTGATGCTGCTGAACAATACAGAAACTTGCCGTTTATTGGCAAGCTTAACACTTAA
- a CDS encoding purine-nucleoside phosphorylase, which yields MMNADSHQIQQAAQSLKDLCGNFTPDIAVILGSGMSEALNDLEIKKEIRFDQIPGFTPPKVEGHKGIIAFCQVGQKKVAFLRGRKHLYEGCSAQEVVLPIRTLGSLGVKHVFVTNAAGSLNPSYKPGDFMLINNHINFQGISPAMGKNEASLGPRFFDMTCPYSSSWGEIALTQAKKLGLTLHQGVYVGVLGPNFETAAEIKMFHQWGGDAVGMSTVSEVIAARHMGIEVFGVSMITNYGAGIKNDLIDHEHVLDLAQDAGPKLAKMLINMIEERSL from the coding sequence ATGATGAATGCTGACAGCCATCAAATTCAACAAGCCGCGCAAAGCTTAAAAGATCTGTGCGGTAACTTTACCCCTGACATTGCTGTTATTTTAGGCTCTGGCATGAGCGAAGCCTTAAACGACTTAGAAATAAAAAAAGAAATTCGCTTTGATCAAATTCCAGGCTTCACCCCTCCCAAGGTGGAAGGCCATAAAGGCATCATTGCTTTTTGCCAAGTTGGTCAAAAAAAAGTGGCCTTTTTAAGAGGTAGAAAGCATTTGTACGAAGGCTGTTCTGCCCAAGAAGTGGTGCTCCCCATAAGAACTTTAGGCAGTCTTGGCGTTAAGCACGTTTTTGTCACCAATGCCGCCGGCTCACTCAACCCAAGCTACAAACCTGGGGATTTTATGCTGATCAACAATCACATCAACTTTCAAGGCATCAGCCCGGCCATGGGTAAAAATGAAGCCAGTTTAGGCCCAAGGTTTTTTGATATGACCTGCCCATACAGTTCATCTTGGGGAGAGATTGCGCTGACACAAGCCAAAAAACTTGGTTTAACCTTGCATCAAGGCGTGTATGTTGGCGTTTTAGGCCCCAATTTTGAAACCGCCGCTGAAATCAAAATGTTTCATCAATGGGGCGGAGATGCTGTGGGTATGTCCACCGTCAGTGAGGTGATTGCGGCCAGACACATGGGCATTGAAGTTTTTGGTGTTTCCATGATTACCAACTATGGTGCAGGCATAAAGAATGACCTTATTGATCATGAGCATGTGCTTGATTTAGCCCAAGATGCTGGACCAAAGTTGGCCAAAATGCTGATTAACATGATAGAGGAGAGATCTTTATGA
- the deoC gene encoding deoxyribose-phosphate aldolase encodes MRHALFYQVMQNSAAKFSSQLISEQRDIIKHAGIDLPDLRNNTAIKLDDLTPPSLASYIDATYLSPPFSSQTVENLCNFALEHGCASVCIPPYFVPQIKKHLENSSVKVCSVADFPFGSGSLVLKTQSIQALVSEGCDEVDFVINYSQFIETQDIQSTFEQLCMIRAAAPEICLKAIIETSYLQPEHIISLCSLLDAAQIDYAKTSTGFSQAGASVENIALMYASSSKNLKLKASGGIGKLSFAKQLIAAGASRLGTSKADKLITELQEKENTPS; translated from the coding sequence ATGAGACATGCTTTATTCTACCAAGTTATGCAAAACAGTGCTGCAAAATTTTCTTCTCAACTTATTTCTGAACAAAGAGATATAATTAAACATGCAGGCATAGATCTTCCGGATTTGAGAAACAACACAGCCATTAAGCTTGATGACTTAACCCCCCCAAGCTTAGCATCGTATATTGATGCAACTTATTTGTCTCCGCCCTTTTCCAGCCAAACAGTTGAAAACTTATGCAACTTTGCCTTGGAGCATGGCTGTGCCAGTGTGTGTATTCCTCCCTACTTTGTCCCACAAATTAAAAAACATCTAGAAAACAGCTCGGTCAAAGTATGTTCCGTTGCTGACTTTCCTTTTGGCAGTGGTTCATTAGTTTTAAAAACACAAAGCATCCAAGCTTTGGTTTCTGAAGGCTGTGATGAAGTTGATTTTGTCATCAACTATTCTCAATTCATTGAAACACAAGATATTCAAAGCACCTTTGAACAGTTGTGCATGATCAGAGCTGCAGCACCAGAAATATGCTTAAAAGCCATTATTGAAACCAGCTACCTTCAACCTGAACATATCATCAGCTTGTGCTCACTTTTAGATGCTGCCCAGATTGATTACGCCAAAACTTCTACCGGATTCTCACAAGCTGGCGCCAGCGTCGAGAACATTGCCTTAATGTATGCATCCTCAAGTAAAAACTTAAAACTTAAAGCCAGTGGTGGTATTGGCAAACTTAGCTTTGCTAAACAATTGATTGCAGCAGGCGCAAGTCGTCTAGGCACCAGTAAAGCAGATAAACTTATAACGGAGTTACAAGAAAAGGAAAATACACCATCATGA
- a CDS encoding VCBS repeat-containing protein: MSHFRLQITMIFFNVFLIFAAAYVQAQSFMPQEKPLFKQFSYKVNERIRAVDVVKTHNKDFILLLVRKGQYPNWHYTLRLLSFEQQQWIKHYEYSIAKDILHYSSVALAKGETGIVFWNDQKLVMHTSRQGAWHDHQVIEWNNEGEKGSAISRRNEPVYVSVLHDQQSLALFMDQELKRFNMAQDQIKLDRVYKPKLPLYVSSSEHALPLEFQFSAKQSVYYPQLVKGLYKNKEALFFSWVDQVDVFSWDDGKHLKHFNFNQLSEHERDSGQAMSTLKILDLNGDQQMDFILNISLGSPTQMKSRSSVHYGQANGEVNMKGVKFNADADRASGLIAYDLNKDQQYEFVSASGQFNVWSILKALTKRQVDITFSIYDGNVMQQFGPAISQKKLTFGFNLNDLNLEGILPDIDHDFNADGLNDVFYAQNNRKLSVILQKQNQPKHFASQGVGDYEVNIPKHYRLGDFNGDQKTDVILFSTKPKKNKVITTLINKL; this comes from the coding sequence ATGTCTCATTTTCGACTGCAAATCACAATGATTTTTTTCAATGTTTTTTTAATTTTTGCGGCAGCCTATGTCCAGGCACAAAGCTTTATGCCGCAAGAAAAGCCATTGTTTAAGCAGTTCAGTTACAAAGTAAATGAACGAATCAGGGCCGTTGATGTTGTAAAGACACATAATAAAGATTTTATTCTATTGCTGGTCCGTAAGGGACAGTATCCCAATTGGCATTACACGCTAAGATTGCTTAGCTTTGAGCAGCAGCAATGGATAAAGCATTATGAATATTCTATTGCAAAAGATATTTTACATTATTCCAGTGTGGCTTTGGCCAAAGGAGAAACAGGAATTGTTTTTTGGAATGATCAAAAGCTTGTTATGCACACCAGTAGGCAAGGCGCATGGCATGATCATCAGGTGATAGAGTGGAACAATGAAGGTGAAAAAGGCAGTGCGATCAGTCGTAGAAATGAGCCGGTGTATGTGTCTGTTCTGCATGATCAACAAAGTTTAGCTTTATTCATGGATCAAGAGCTTAAACGATTCAATATGGCGCAGGATCAAATAAAATTAGATCGGGTCTATAAGCCAAAACTACCCCTGTATGTTTCAAGCAGTGAGCATGCTTTGCCTTTGGAGTTTCAATTTTCTGCCAAACAGTCTGTGTACTACCCACAGCTTGTCAAAGGTCTGTATAAAAATAAAGAGGCCTTATTTTTTTCCTGGGTTGATCAAGTCGATGTTTTTTCCTGGGATGACGGCAAACATTTAAAGCATTTTAATTTTAATCAACTCTCTGAACATGAGAGAGACTCAGGCCAAGCCATGAGTACGCTTAAAATACTTGATCTCAACGGAGATCAGCAGATGGATTTTATTCTAAATATTTCTTTAGGAAGCCCCACTCAAATGAAGTCCAGAAGCAGTGTCCATTATGGTCAAGCCAATGGAGAAGTGAACATGAAAGGCGTAAAATTTAATGCCGATGCAGACAGAGCTTCTGGCTTGATTGCCTATGATTTAAATAAAGATCAACAATATGAGTTTGTCAGTGCCTCAGGCCAGTTTAATGTCTGGAGTATTTTAAAGGCCTTAACCAAGCGGCAAGTGGACATAACGTTCTCCATTTATGATGGCAATGTTATGCAACAATTTGGGCCGGCCATCTCGCAAAAAAAGCTCACCTTTGGTTTTAATCTGAATGATCTCAACCTTGAAGGAATTTTGCCGGATATTGACCATGATTTTAATGCCGATGGACTCAACGATGTGTTTTATGCACAAAATAATCGTAAACTCAGTGTGATTTTACAAAAACAAAACCAACCCAAACATTTTGCCAGTCAAGGAGTGGGTGACTATGAAGTGAATATTCCAAAACATTACCGTCTGGGTGATTTTAACGGTGATCAAAAAACCGACGTCATCTTGTTCAGCACCAAGCCTAAGAAAAATAAAGTCATCACCACATTGATCAATAAGCTTTAA
- a CDS encoding BolA family transcriptional regulator yields the protein MVSVDQIKKVLEDSLTNAKVTVHDMTGTSDHFQVQVVSSDFEGKNAVQRHRMVYDLFGTDVGNAIHALSIKALTPDEV from the coding sequence ATGGTAAGCGTAGATCAAATCAAAAAAGTTTTAGAAGACAGTTTAACCAATGCTAAAGTTACTGTGCATGACATGACTGGCACCAGTGATCATTTTCAAGTGCAAGTCGTGTCCAGTGACTTTGAGGGTAAAAACGCGGTTCAACGGCATAGAATGGTTTATGACTTATTTGGTACAGATGTGGGCAATGCCATTCATGCGCTTTCAATAAAGGCTTTAACGCCTGACGAAGTTTGA
- a CDS encoding NDP-sugar synthase, with translation MKAFILAAGLSTRMKPLTDKLPKPLVPFFDSTLLEFQKFYLNFFGIEQLAMNTHYHQNVLKKFILDKKLPIELFFEESILGTGGGIANMASFIEKDADFMVINCDFISTIDLHAAINEHKKNQALATMVLTPPKKAYGKVGYNQFKRLTEITPHQNNPATSSYGHFTGIHIFNQKIFDHMPKDKEFFCINRDVYSRLIEKKLPVYAHVNEQDHWIDVGELRYYSTAHIQCMRLIEESPWLSDYFKDYQHQGNSWIHPSSTLGQNIDMNEIFIGPHCTLKDGCVLMKGTILAGHNSVGAKNVIKGGVIAQGDSI, from the coding sequence ATGAAAGCTTTTATTCTAGCAGCTGGGCTGTCCACCCGCATGAAACCCTTAACCGATAAGCTACCCAAACCCTTGGTTCCTTTTTTTGATAGCACCTTACTGGAATTCCAAAAATTTTATCTCAATTTTTTTGGTATTGAACAGCTGGCCATGAATACCCATTATCACCAAAATGTATTGAAAAAGTTTATTCTGGACAAAAAGCTGCCCATTGAGCTTTTTTTTGAAGAAAGCATCCTGGGCACCGGCGGAGGTATTGCAAACATGGCCTCTTTCATAGAAAAAGATGCTGATTTTATGGTCATCAACTGTGACTTTATCAGCACCATAGACCTGCATGCTGCCATCAATGAGCATAAAAAAAATCAGGCCTTGGCCACCATGGTGTTAACCCCGCCTAAAAAAGCTTATGGCAAAGTGGGGTACAATCAGTTTAAAAGACTTACGGAAATCACCCCGCATCAAAACAATCCGGCCACCAGCTCTTATGGCCATTTTACGGGCATTCACATTTTTAATCAGAAAATTTTTGATCATATGCCCAAAGACAAAGAATTTTTCTGCATCAATAGAGATGTTTATTCACGGTTGATTGAAAAAAAACTGCCGGTCTATGCCCATGTCAATGAACAAGACCATTGGATTGATGTAGGAGAGCTGCGTTATTACTCAACAGCCCACATACAATGCATGCGTTTGATTGAAGAGAGTCCATGGCTATCTGACTATTTTAAGGATTATCAACATCAAGGAAACAGCTGGATTCATCCCAGCAGCACGCTTGGTCAAAATATAGACATGAATGAGATTTTCATTGGCCCACATTGCACCTTAAAAGACGGCTGTGTTCTCATGAAAGGAACAATATTAGCTGGCCACAACAGCGTAGGCGCTAAAAACGTCATCAAAGGTGGCGTTATTGCTCAAGGTGACAGCATTTAA
- a CDS encoding phosphotransferase has protein sequence MNPIAQDLNASVDILSKQFGPCSDKLQLAGDASNRKYFRLEFENKLQSILMLIYEEKGPIQGEITAASQNLSPSEQFIAVQNFLFEQGLRVPKILAQHDCPKLILLEDLGDDLLFNLIAEDPSKLTFYYQKALEQLSELVLATNQLNPTSFIKNRSFDHKLWMGEFEHFVECALDVHLNLSNTHRQELIKTFEQLSEELSHYPQHLCHRDYHARNLIYLPKEQQFAIIDFQDALMAPLTYDIASLLRDAYFEIPKDTRYTLLEFAYQCALERRILSKNDSYDEFQYQFDLVATHRNLKAAGRFFYIDQVKGNPNYLKDIPLCLNYIQDTLEQYSDLKQLKNLLEEPIAQLLARKELYQT, from the coding sequence CTGCTCAGATAAACTGCAGCTAGCTGGAGATGCCTCTAACAGAAAGTACTTTAGATTAGAGTTTGAAAATAAATTGCAAAGCATTCTAATGCTAATTTACGAAGAAAAAGGACCTATTCAAGGTGAGATTACAGCTGCAAGCCAAAACCTTTCACCCTCAGAACAGTTTATTGCAGTCCAAAATTTTTTGTTTGAGCAAGGACTGAGAGTTCCAAAAATATTGGCTCAGCATGATTGCCCAAAGTTAATCTTATTGGAAGATTTGGGAGATGATTTATTGTTTAACCTTATTGCAGAAGATCCAAGCAAGTTAACTTTTTATTATCAAAAAGCCTTAGAACAACTTTCAGAATTGGTCTTAGCCACCAACCAACTTAACCCTACCTCCTTCATTAAAAATAGATCTTTTGATCATAAGTTGTGGATGGGCGAATTTGAACACTTTGTTGAGTGCGCCTTAGACGTTCATCTCAATCTTTCAAATACACATCGTCAGGAACTTATCAAAACCTTTGAACAGCTTTCTGAAGAACTGTCGCATTACCCACAGCATCTCTGCCACAGAGATTATCATGCGCGTAACTTAATTTATTTACCCAAAGAGCAACAGTTTGCCATCATTGATTTTCAAGACGCCCTTATGGCGCCATTGACCTATGATATAGCATCATTATTAAGAGATGCTTATTTTGAAATTCCAAAAGATACCCGTTATACTTTACTTGAATTCGCATACCAATGCGCGCTTGAACGCCGCATTCTAAGTAAAAATGATTCATACGATGAATTCCAATACCAGTTTGATTTGGTAGCCACTCATAGAAACCTCAAAGCTGCAGGACGGTTTTTTTATATTGACCAGGTCAAAGGCAATCCCAATTACCTCAAAGATATCCCTCTATGCTTGAACTACATTCAAGACACTTTAGAGCAGTATTCAGATTTAAAACAGCTAAAAAATTTATTAGAAGAACCCATTGCACAATTATTGGCAAGAAAAGAGCTGTATCAAACATGA